The window CGTTTCCCGACCGGCGCCATCCTCGACTTGGTCATGGAAGACGGTTCGTCTCGCCAGGGCCAGGTGCTGGAAGCCAGCAAGAAGCATGCGGTCGTGCAGGTGCTGCAGGGAACGCAGGGCCTCGACATCAAAGGCGTCTCGGTGTCCTTGAAGAAGGAATCCGCGCGCGTTGGTGTGGCAAAAGACATGATTGGGCGTTCGTTCAACGGAACGGGCGATCCCATCGACGGTCTGCCCCCGGTGATCGCGGACAAGGAACTGGATATTACCGGTACGGCTATCAATCCCGTGTCGCGTGATAAACCAAACGATTTCATCGAAACGGGCATCTCGACCATCGACGGGTTCAATACGCTCGTGCGCGGCCAGAAGCTGCCGATCTTTTTCGGCGCCGGTCTGCCCGCAAACGAAGTCGCGAACATGATCGTGCAGCAGTCGTCGACGAAGGGCGACAGCGAAGAGTTCGTGGTGGTGTTCGGCGCGATGGGGTTGACCGAGCGCGAAGTGGGTTACTTCCTCCGGTCGTTCCAGGAAGGCGGACAAGGCTCCCGCGTGGTGTCGTTCATCAACAAGGCGAGCGACCCGGCCATCGAACGTATCTTCACGCCGCGTTGCGCACTGACCGTTGCGGAGTACCTGGCCTTCGAGCATGACTACCAGGTGTTGGTCGTGCTGACGGACATGACCAGCTACTGCGAAGCGTTGCGCCAGATTTCGAGCGCACGTGAAGAAATCCCCGGCCGCCGCGGTTATCCCGGTTACATGTACACCGACTTGTCGACGATCTACGAGCGCGCTGGGCGTATCCGCGGGAAAAAAGGCTCGGTGACGCAAGTACCGATGCTGACCATGCCGGACGACGACATGACGCACCCGATTCCCGACTTGACGGGGTACATCACCGAAGGGCAGATCGTGTTGTCGCGCGGACTGCACCGCCAGGGTGTGTTCCCGCCGGTCGACTTGCTGCCGTGCCTGTCGCGATTGATGAACAACGGTATCGGCGAAGGCCGCACGCGCAAGGATCACCGCGCGCTCGCGAACCAGCTCTATTCGTGCTACGCGCAGGGTTGCGACGTGCGCAAGCTGATGGCCATCGTCGGTGAAGACGCGTTGAGCGAAATGGATAAGAAGTATCTGCGGTTCGCGAACCAGTTCGAAGCGCGCATGATCGGCCAGCGGGAAACGCGGCGCACGATCGAAGAGACGCTTGGACTGGGCTGGGAACTGCTTGGATATCTTCCGAAAGAAGAACTCACGCGCGTGTCCCGCGAGTTCATCGAAATGTATTATCCGAAGAACGCGGAAGCGTCCGCCTGATTTCGCGGTACAATTGAGTTAACGGATATCGGTCAGTTGCCGGTAAAAAGGAATACGGAATCCCATGGGCCTTGACAACGTATCCCCAACCCGAATGAACTTGCTGGCGCGTAAAGCCCAGATCAAGCTGGCAGCGGGCGGCGTGGCGTTGCTTGAGGGCAAGCGCGAGGCGCTGCTCAAGGAGCTGATTGCGCGGGCGCGCGAGTTGCGAGCGTTGCGCAAGCAGCTACATACCCGCGGACGCGCCGCAGTCGCCGCGGTAGCGATGGCGCGCGCCGTGCGCGGCACCCCGGAAGTCTATAGCGCGGGCTATGCGGGACGGCGCGCCGTTCAGTTGAGCGTCAAGACGGAAAAGGTGTGGGGCCTGCGTTTGGGCGGCATCGACCAGACCAACGTCGTGCGTACGCCCCAGGAAAGAGGCCTGGGCCTTCTGGACACCTCGTCGCTGATCGTCGAAGCTTCGGAATCGTGCGAAAAGATGCTGGAACACCTGTTGGTGTGCGCTCCTAAAGAGCAGAACCTGCAAATTATCGGCGAAGAAGTGCGCACGGTGAGCCGTCGTATCAACGCCCTGACCGAATACCTGTTGCCGAAGCTGCGCGAAGAAATGCGCATGATTGCGCGCGTGTTGGATGAACGCGAACGCGAGGATACGTTCCGGTTGAAGCGCATCAAGAAAAAGATGGCTGATATGAAGGCGGCGGAAGAAGAGGCGGGAGTGTCCGTATAATGCGCCTGGGCGAATTGCTTCACGAAGACGTCGTCAAGTTGCACCTGCAAGCGAGCACCAAGCAGGAAGCCATCGAGGAATTGGTGGACGTCTTGATTGACGCGCACGAGATTCCCTTCTCGATGCGGAGTCACATCCTTGAAGTGATCACCGAGCGCGAGGATCAAGCGAGCACGGGCATGGAGCACGGCGTCGCGATTCCGCACGGCGCGTCAGACCGCATTGAAGACACGATTGCCGCGCTGGGGATATCGCCCGAGGGCATCCCGTTCAACAGTCTGGATGGGGTGAGTGCGCGTATCGTGGTGCTGTTGATCACGCCTCGGCGCAACTACCAGGGGCAGGTGGCGACATTGGGGGGGATTGCCCACCTTTTCCAGAACGCGAAGTTGCGCGAGCAGTTGCGCGCTGCGCCCGACACCGATTCGGTGCTGCGGGTCATTCGTTGGGAAGAGAGCAAGGGCGGCGTGCCCAGCATGTGAGTTGGCGTTGGCGGTCTGAACCGCTGTGCCACTTCCGATCCAATGGGGGCCGATCCCGCTTACAGACGGTGAGCGCCCGCGTCTCCCGTTGGGATTCGAATCTTCAATCTTTCCTTGATCCGAGCCGTGTTAGTATCTACACTAATTGCCCGCGAATTCATTGGAGCATATCTTGAGTACGGTGACATTTACGGCGATCGGCGGCGGTTCGGAGATCGGCGCGAACAGCTACGCGATTGCGGTGGACAATCAAACGATTTTGCTTGATTGCGGCATGCATCCCAAGAAGGAAGGCTTGGAGGCATTGCCGGAGTTTGGCATTCTGCGGAAGTCCCCCGAAGCGGTCATCGTATCGCATGCCCATATCGATCACTGCGGTGCAGTGCCCTACCTTCTCAAAGAGCATCCGTCCGCTTTCTGCTATGCGACCCAACCGACGGTCAACATCATGGATCGCATGCTGCACAACAGCGTGTCGGTGATGACGACCATGGCAATCGAGCGGGGGATTTCGGAGTATCCGCTTTACGGACACGCAGACGTTGACTACGCGATTCGGCGCTCCTACGGGCTGGCCTACGAACAGGAATTCGAACTGGGTCCAAGCAGTCCGTTTCGAGCAAGCTTGCACCACTCCGGTCACGTACTGGGTGGCGCGTGCATCTTGTTGAATGCGGCGGGTCACACGCTCTTCTATACCGGCGACGTGTGCATGTCGCACCAGGAACTCATGGGCGGACTGACGCTGCTCGACGAATCCATCACCGTGGATACGTTGATTATCGAGAGCACGCGCGGGACGCATGAGAACGGGCATACGATTTCGTTCGAAGCCGAAGTTGAACGGTTCGGAGAGGAAATTCGAAAAGTCCTGGAACGTGGCGGTTCTGTATTGGTGCCGTCGTTCGCGCTGGGGCGCACCCAGGAATTGCTCAACATCATCTCGCGCTTGCAGGAGTCCGGAATGGTGCCCGACGCGCCGGTCTACGCATCGGGACTCGGACGAGCCGTATACGAAGTCTACAACAAGTATTCGCACTACCTGCGGCCCGACAAGACGCTGCGGCCGTTGTGCGAGTACCGGCGCATCGGCGACGTCTGGGAACGGGACGTGCGGCGTCAGTTGCTGGATAGTCCGGGCATCATCGTGGCAACGTCGGGCATGATGATCGAAAACACGCCCTCAAGCCTGATTGCAATGGAAATGGCGGCGCACACACACCACGGGATCTTCTTCGTGGGGTACTTGGACCCCGATACGCTAGGTTACAAATTGCTGCGCGCGGAAAAAGGCGACCGGCTTACCTTTGAGTTGAAAGGGCCTCAAGTGCCCGTGCGCCTCGAGAACAGGCAGAGTTTCAGTTTCAGCGCCCACGCGACGCGAGAGGATCTGTGCAAGCTGGTGGATCATGTCACGCCGAAGAACATCATCTTCGTGCATGGCGATGCCGATGCAATTTCCTGGATGCACGAAAACACGGCCAGCGTGTTTCGCAAACACGTACCCGCCATCGGCCGCCCCATCGAATTGAAGGATTAAGGCGGCATGGCCAGGAGTCGCAATGCGGTCGTAGAGTGGTTTCTCACGACCGCAGGGATCGCGCTTTCCAGCCTCACCCGCATCCTTCCCCTATCCACGTGCCGAGTATTGGGCCGATTGGCGGGCCGAATGGCCTATGTGCTGGTGCCGCGCGTGCGCAAGGTGACGATGGAAAACCTCACATTGGCATACGGCGACACGCTGTCGAAAAAAGAGAAGCGGCGCATTGCATTGGCGGCCGCGGAAAACGTGGGAATCGTCGGTGCGGAGTTCTCGCGCATACAGGATTTGTCGAATGAAACGATAGCGGAGTGGGTGCGGATAGAAGGACTGGAGCATCTCCCGCGTAACCAGGGCGCCCTCATCATTGGCGCACACCTGGGCAACTGGGAGTGGATGGCGTCCGTGCTCTCGTGTCTGGGCTTCAGGATGGCGGAAATTGTTCGCCCCTTGGACGATCCGCGCATGAACCGATATGTGGTAAAGGTGCGCGAATCGCGCGGCGTACGCACAGTGCCGAAGACTCGCGCAGGAAAAGAACTGATCCGCTTGTTGAAAGAAGGTTGGGTGGTCGGCGTGTTGATCGACCAAGCTCCGAGAGACAGCGCAGTCCCCGTGACGTTTTTCGGGCAGCCGTGTTGGGCCACGATTGCGCCTGCATTGGTTGCGGCGCGAGCAAAAGTGCCGATAGTCAGATTGACTTTCGTGCGCGATACTTCGGGAACGTACACGTTAAACCTATCCCCGCCAATCGAATTGACTTCCTTCGACGAAAAGAAGGTCGACTTCGCGGCGATTTCCCAGCAGTGCCAAGACCTGGTTGAGCAAGCGATTCGTGCGCACCCGGAGCAGTGGTTGTGGTTGCACCGCCGCTGGAAGAAACGACCCAGATTGGAGCAGGAGTGGGCCGCGCGGATGGAAAAGAAGGGGGCAGCAGATACCTCGGCGACAGCGGAGGCCGGCTGTCCCACTGATGAGAGCACCGGGAGCCAGGTCTGAAGAATCTCAATTTGAAATCCCGGATGCAATCCGTCCCCCGCCAATAGACGATGCTTTTTCTGTCAGCGATCCAAAATCCGAAATCCAGACCCAAATCCTAGATCGGATCGCCGGGCTTCCATTCGAAGATCTTCTCCGGATGGTCCACGTAATCGCGCATGTAGTCGGCGAAGGGGAAGATGTCGCCACCGTCGAGTGCGCGATGGTCGAAGGACACGCACACATTCATGCAGTGCCGAGGCATTAGTTGCCCGTTGATATACCTTGGCAATATGCGCGTATGACCAAGGCCCCACATGAACACGGACGGATGGGGGACGACTGTCACCGTTTGCCACCCTTTGACCGCACTGCCGATATTGGCGACGACGCTCGTAAAGCCGACGACTTCCTCCGGCTGGAGGCGTTGTTCGACGGGGACTTCCAGAAGCTCGGGATCGATGGGTTCGGGCCACAGCATCGATTTCAAGTAGAGGAATCCAATACTGAACGAAGACGGATCGAGTTCCCTGGCGGCCAGGCCGAGATACTTTCGCGCGCACCGCCGGTAAAGCTCGTTCATGTCGGTGCGGCGGGCCTTGCGCGTCAGGTCGCGCATTTCGTTCGCAATGCTGAAAATATCCTTATGGTGCGCGTTGCGCATGCCGGGGGTCATGACGCCGCGTTTCGTGTGGACGGTGAATCCGAGGTTGATGTCCTCGGCCTCGTAAAAAATGCCGCCGTTGCGGAACGGGGTCCATTCAAGGAACCCGTTCAGACACGGCACGTGGTATATCACGTGGGAAATGGTCTTGAGGTAGAACGCGGAAAGGTTCTTGTGCAAGGCCATGGTCGTAAGCTGTTCCGGGGTCAGCTTACCGGAGGAAGCTTTGATTTCCTTGATTCTGCGTTCGCCATATTCCACAACGGGGGTGATGTCGATTTCGATGTTTCCGGCGGCGTGAGGTATAAGGCGCGCGGACTTGGAAAGTACGTAGGCAACCCCCTGCCTCTGAAACGTCAGGGGACGAATGCGACGCAGTTTAATGTGTTTCTTGGCAAACGCGATGTTGAAATCTCGAAACATGACTTACTCAATACCCGTTGAAAGCCGTTCCATTACCGAATACTCCTTGGCAAGAGGGAATTCTCAACCTAGCAAAACACCCTTTCCATTGGACTATAGTCCAATCGTCCTGGTTTCAGATAAGTCAGCGTCGTTTAAGGACTTCCCCGACCGCAATCGCCCGGCCAATCTTGCCGGACTTGTAGACGGCCACCGCGACGTCCACGGCATGGCGTGCGCTCGACAAGGGGATGGCAGGCTCCGTACCGGTTCGGATGGCCCTGACCAAATCCTCAATGAGTAAGGTATGCCCATCCGCGCTGAGCGCCATGGGGTCCTTGGCTGTAGAGTCCGCTTTCGCCTTCCCGCCAAAGCGCGCCATCATGCGCGCGCGTTCGGAGGAGGTACCCATTTCATAGGATTCTAGAAGTTGCGCATTCCGGATGAAACTCCCCTTGGTGCCAAACATGTAAATGCGCTGGGCGCGCTCGGGCACGGCGCAGGTAGTCGTAAACAGAGTGCCCAGGGCGCCCCTTTCGAATTGGAGTATCGCCACCGTCTGGTCCTCGGCTTCGATGGCATGATTGTGCACCTTGTAGAACCCGGCGACGCTCTGAACGGGCCCGGCAAACCAGCACATGAGGTCAAGTGTGTGAATGCCCTGGTTCATGAGGCTGCCTCCGCCATCCCAACGCCACGTGCCGCGCCAGACGCCATGTACGCCCGCAAAGTAGCTGTCAAGCCGCAGCCAGGGAAGCTGAGCGTGCACCCCGATAACCGTCCCCATCTTTCCCGCGAGAACAGCCTTGCGCAGTTGGGCGTTACAGGGGTCCATGCGCGCCTGAAAGATGCATCCGCATTTGATGCCTGTGCGGGCCGCGGCGCGCTCAAGCTTGGAAATGCGTTGCGGGGTCACGTCGACGGGTTTTTCCATGAGTATGTGCTTACCCGCGTTCGCGGCTTCGATGCCGAAATCGGCGTGAGTACCGCTTTCCGTAACGATACTTACGGCGTCGATCGTCGAGTCGCGCAAGACGTCGCGCCAACGCGGATAGGGCTTCACGTCGAATTCCCTTACGGCCTCCTGAAGGCGTTCGGGATCGTGGTCGCACACGCCCGCGAGTTCCGCGTTCTTTGTGTTGAGCATAGCGCGGCAGTGGTGAATTCCCATGCCGAGTCCGACGACGACAAATCGAAGTTTGCGTGCCACGGTTGCGCACTCCCCTCTTGAAGAGCTTATCCCGCAATTTGCTCCGGCGCATTTGGGCGCCGGCGTAAATTGCCTACGTGCAATACCTCGAGGTTATGCCATGAGGATTTCTCACGAACACACTCTGTTTACAGAGAGTTGCCTCCTTATTCGCCGCAAGTTTCGCAAATGCAACTGCTACGAAAGAGTCTCCAGTGTGTTCGTGAGAAATCCGGACCATCCCCCCGAAACGGATGACCCATGATAAGACTTCTATGTGACGAACGCGAATGATATGGGCAGTCAATTCGGCACGAGCTAAAGCGCGCGACTCCCCGGCAAGCACCTTTCCCTATGCAACGCGCCGTCGAAAATTGCCCCCAACCCTCGGCAGCCGCTACAATGACGAGCTTGACGGAATTCCAGAGGTGATAGTTAGATGGCAGACAAACCTGGTTATGTGAACTACTTCGAGGTCCTCGAATTGCCGGAAGACGCGAAGCCGGGCGAGGTGCGCAAGAACTACAAGCGCAAGATGAAGGACCTGTTGTTCGAGATCGGCGGCGTGGAGATTACGGAAGAGAAACGCGCTCGTTATCTTCTCGAAATGGCGAAGCTAAATGCCGCGTTGTGCGTATTGCGCGAAAACGACGTGCGCGATGAGTATTGGAGCGCGCGAAACGATCTCATGGCGTTGGAGGATCGGTGGGCGGGCGCCGTCGCCGAGAAAGCTCCGAATGCGGAAGACCTCCGGAAAGAGTATGACACGAAGATCCGCGATTTCCTCGCCAAGTACGTCGAAGAATTGATGCTCGCGGCGGGCCGCGACAAGGAATGCGTGGAGGCGAGTCAGTGGGACTCCAACCACGAACGCCACGCCTCTCGAATCTTGAGGCATTACCGCCATGTGCTATACCACCAGATTCTGGAGCGTCTACCCTTTACAGAGGTGACACCGCCCCATGTCGATTGGACGGAGCGCGGTAAGTTCGTTAAATCGGTCTTGGCAGGGGAGGTGCGCTAATCGTGGGACTGTTTCGTAAGAAAGCCGTAACCGCTCATAAGGTGGTTGACTACGAAAAGCTGGCGAAGGCCTTGGCAAAGGCCGTTTACGACGGCGATATCGTGAACTTTCGCCTGCTGTTCCTGCCATTCTCGCCCGCGCGCGAGGAATCGAGTGAGCGGTTCGAGTCCGAGAAGTACGCCTATCTTCTTCCGGATGCGGACACGGAAGGAACGCGCGCGTTCAGGGACGTGCTTGCGCTCGTCAAGCAGGACAAGATCTGGAGTCATATCCTGAGCGAACTCAAGGCTAACCGGCCCGCGCAGATGCCGTGGGAGTTGATTCTCGCGCTGGGCGACAATGCCGTCCGCACGGGAAAGTACACCAGCGCCGCGCAATGCTACGAGATGTTGCGTGTCCGGCCGAAGCTCCAAGAAGAGTTCTTTGTCCAGGCAGACGAGTCTCTTGAAGCAGGCAAGATCGACAAGGCCGTGTCCGGCTACGTCGTCGCAACCGGGCTCGAGTACAACTACGCGGCTTTCCCCGAACCCCTGCCAATGGTATTGAACTTCCAAACGCATGCGCTGATGCTCCACGGAGTTTATCCGGAGAAACCCGAAGACTGCGTCGCGTTGCAGGAACCCGAGTCGTTTGTCCGGACTGCGCTGACATACTTGCTGGGCGACAGCAGGGCGGCCGCCAGGCTGGAAGGCCGGCCGCTCAACACACGGCTGGCGTTCCTGGAGCAGCTTGTTCGCTACCGCGACCCAAACTGGCCGGACTTCGTTCATCGCTATCGCGAAGCCTGTAAGAAAATGACCGAATTCGACAAGCGCATTTCTCAGGCGAAGTCTGAAGCGGGACGGGGTGCGAGTCTTGCAGATGAGATTGCGGAACTTCTGGGTGACGACCCGAGTACAATTCCCGCGATGCTCCTGGGCCGCAGTATTCCGTCCGGGGAATGGTGGCAGTACATAAAAGAGTTAGCTTTTGTGCACCCGCCGTCCGTGTTGTTTGTGTCCCGGCAGCTTATCGGCCCCAAAGAGATTGTTGTTCCCCGGTACCGCGGCGATTCCCCGGTACCGCGGACGCTGGGTCTGCTGGCCGGTCCGGATGGGAAACCGACTCTGTCCTAACTCCTTGGTGAAATTGGAGAAACACGCTCTTGGCGCTGCTCATAGACCTGCACCTCCACACGAGCCGCTATTCCCGTTGCAGCGTCATTCCGCCCGAACGGCTAATCGACCAGGCCGTAAATGCCGGCTTGGATGGGGCCGTAATCACCGAGCATCATGTACAATGGAGCTTGGACGAGTTGGAAGAACTGCGAAAAGCATCCAGCCATCCGGGATTTCTGTTGCTGGCGGGATTCGAGTACACGTCCCGCAAGGGAGATCTGCTCATTTATGGCGTGGATGCCCAGGAGGTAAGCCGGTTCGAGCCGTGCTGGCCACCGGAGCAGGCCGTAGCGCTGGCAACCGAACTGGGTGGCGTGTGCATCGCGGCGCATCCGACGCGGGCCGGACTTGGTTTCGACACGGGTATCGCCCAATTGCAGTTGGCGGCACTTGAGGTGCGTAGCGTAAACCTGCAACCGCATGAGCAACGGATGGCGGTGAAATTGGCGGAAGCCATTGGAGCGAGACAAGTTGCGTGCAGCGACGCACACACCATCCAGGATGTCGGGCGTTTTGCGACCGAATTTGATATGGTTATACGGGACATAACGGATTTGCGTACTGCGTTGACGCATGGTAGATTTCGAGTGGCGGAACATCGCGTGTCCGCATAAAGGATGGAATCAGCGTGAGTGCAAGCGACCCTAGGGACGGGGCTGCTGCTCCGGTTCAGCCGCAACAGACGGCATCTCAGGAAGTGAAACGCGAGGTCGTCGAATTCGTCAAGACGGTCGCGTGGTTTTTGCTTCTCTTTTTTCTTCTCAAGAGCTATGTGATTGAAGGCTATGAAGTGCAAGGGCCTTCCATGGAACCTACGCTCATCAATCAAGAACGAATCCTCGTCTTGAAGTTTCCGCATTGGTTGAGTCAGAAGAGTTGGTTCAGCGGAATCGATGCGATCAAGCCCGGTGATATCGTCGTGTTCGACAGCACCGATGAGGCGCACAAGCGGTATGTGAAACGTGTAGTAGCCGAAGGCCCGAAATACGACGTCGGCAACACGGTCATCGCAAGCAAGGAAGGGGACAGCCCTGGCGAGACTGTGCCCGTCCAAATCAAGACAGGTCAGTTGTTTGTCAACAACCGGCGTGTGGATGAAACCTACCTGCCCAGAGAAATCGGCGAACCGTTTCAGTCGACCGAACGCGACGAGGTGAAGTTACGCGCTGGCGAATATTACGTTCTTGGCGATAACCGAAGAATCAGCAAAGATAGCCGTAACTTCGGGCCAATAGACGACCGGCGCGTCATCGGCAAAGCGATCCTGCGTTTTTGGCCTCTCAGCAAGTTCGGCCTCCTGAATTAGTCCGTGATGTGAACCGGAAAAACTGAGCGCCAGCGCAAAGTCCGGTTCGGCTATTTTCAAGTACTTACCCACGGGCATGCGGTTCCATTTCGGTCCCGACTCGGGCTCGGTGCCTCCAAATCCCACGCCCGAGAGGCGTTTTCAGGTGGAATATGATATGGTACTCCGCACAGGTACCAATTTGCGCCCTATGCCGCTTTTGATGTTGGCAGTCCAGCGCAAACCAATACGTGTGAAATAGGACGATTTC of the Candidatus Hydrogenedentota bacterium genome contains:
- a CDS encoding V-type ATP synthase subunit B, with the translated sequence MLHKEFWDLNYISGPLVFLGNGDRFPTGAILDLVMEDGSSRQGQVLEASKKHAVVQVLQGTQGLDIKGVSVSLKKESARVGVAKDMIGRSFNGTGDPIDGLPPVIADKELDITGTAINPVSRDKPNDFIETGISTIDGFNTLVRGQKLPIFFGAGLPANEVANMIVQQSSTKGDSEEFVVVFGAMGLTEREVGYFLRSFQEGGQGSRVVSFINKASDPAIERIFTPRCALTVAEYLAFEHDYQVLVVLTDMTSYCEALRQISSAREEIPGRRGYPGYMYTDLSTIYERAGRIRGKKGSVTQVPMLTMPDDDMTHPIPDLTGYITEGQIVLSRGLHRQGVFPPVDLLPCLSRLMNNGIGEGRTRKDHRALANQLYSCYAQGCDVRKLMAIVGEDALSEMDKKYLRFANQFEARMIGQRETRRTIEETLGLGWELLGYLPKEELTRVSREFIEMYYPKNAEASA
- a CDS encoding V-type ATP synthase subunit D, with translation MGLDNVSPTRMNLLARKAQIKLAAGGVALLEGKREALLKELIARARELRALRKQLHTRGRAAVAAVAMARAVRGTPEVYSAGYAGRRAVQLSVKTEKVWGLRLGGIDQTNVVRTPQERGLGLLDTSSLIVEASESCEKMLEHLLVCAPKEQNLQIIGEEVRTVSRRINALTEYLLPKLREEMRMIARVLDEREREDTFRLKRIKKKMADMKAAEEEAGVSV
- a CDS encoding PTS sugar transporter subunit IIA, giving the protein MRLGELLHEDVVKLHLQASTKQEAIEELVDVLIDAHEIPFSMRSHILEVITEREDQASTGMEHGVAIPHGASDRIEDTIAALGISPEGIPFNSLDGVSARIVVLLITPRRNYQGQVATLGGIAHLFQNAKLREQLRAAPDTDSVLRVIRWEESKGGVPSM
- a CDS encoding MBL fold metallo-hydrolase yields the protein MSTVTFTAIGGGSEIGANSYAIAVDNQTILLDCGMHPKKEGLEALPEFGILRKSPEAVIVSHAHIDHCGAVPYLLKEHPSAFCYATQPTVNIMDRMLHNSVSVMTTMAIERGISEYPLYGHADVDYAIRRSYGLAYEQEFELGPSSPFRASLHHSGHVLGGACILLNAAGHTLFYTGDVCMSHQELMGGLTLLDESITVDTLIIESTRGTHENGHTISFEAEVERFGEEIRKVLERGGSVLVPSFALGRTQELLNIISRLQESGMVPDAPVYASGLGRAVYEVYNKYSHYLRPDKTLRPLCEYRRIGDVWERDVRRQLLDSPGIIVATSGMMIENTPSSLIAMEMAAHTHHGIFFVGYLDPDTLGYKLLRAEKGDRLTFELKGPQVPVRLENRQSFSFSAHATREDLCKLVDHVTPKNIIFVHGDADAISWMHENTASVFRKHVPAIGRPIELKD
- a CDS encoding lysophospholipid acyltransferase family protein, with the translated sequence MARSRNAVVEWFLTTAGIALSSLTRILPLSTCRVLGRLAGRMAYVLVPRVRKVTMENLTLAYGDTLSKKEKRRIALAAAENVGIVGAEFSRIQDLSNETIAEWVRIEGLEHLPRNQGALIIGAHLGNWEWMASVLSCLGFRMAEIVRPLDDPRMNRYVVKVRESRGVRTVPKTRAGKELIRLLKEGWVVGVLIDQAPRDSAVPVTFFGQPCWATIAPALVAARAKVPIVRLTFVRDTSGTYTLNLSPPIELTSFDEKKVDFAAISQQCQDLVEQAIRAHPEQWLWLHRRWKKRPRLEQEWAARMEKKGAADTSATAEAGCPTDESTGSQV
- a CDS encoding 2-oxo acid dehydrogenase subunit E2, producing MFRDFNIAFAKKHIKLRRIRPLTFQRQGVAYVLSKSARLIPHAAGNIEIDITPVVEYGERRIKEIKASSGKLTPEQLTTMALHKNLSAFYLKTISHVIYHVPCLNGFLEWTPFRNGGIFYEAEDINLGFTVHTKRGVMTPGMRNAHHKDIFSIANEMRDLTRKARRTDMNELYRRCARKYLGLAARELDPSSFSIGFLYLKSMLWPEPIDPELLEVPVEQRLQPEEVVGFTSVVANIGSAVKGWQTVTVVPHPSVFMWGLGHTRILPRYINGQLMPRHCMNVCVSFDHRALDGGDIFPFADYMRDYVDHPEKIFEWKPGDPI
- a CDS encoding Gfo/Idh/MocA family oxidoreductase; this encodes MARKLRFVVVGLGMGIHHCRAMLNTKNAELAGVCDHDPERLQEAVREFDVKPYPRWRDVLRDSTIDAVSIVTESGTHADFGIEAANAGKHILMEKPVDVTPQRISKLERAAARTGIKCGCIFQARMDPCNAQLRKAVLAGKMGTVIGVHAQLPWLRLDSYFAGVHGVWRGTWRWDGGGSLMNQGIHTLDLMCWFAGPVQSVAGFYKVHNHAIEAEDQTVAILQFERGALGTLFTTTCAVPERAQRIYMFGTKGSFIRNAQLLESYEMGTSSERARMMARFGGKAKADSTAKDPMALSADGHTLLIEDLVRAIRTGTEPAIPLSSARHAVDVAVAVYKSGKIGRAIAVGEVLKRR
- a CDS encoding PHP domain-containing protein, producing MALLIDLHLHTSRYSRCSVIPPERLIDQAVNAGLDGAVITEHHVQWSLDELEELRKASSHPGFLLLAGFEYTSRKGDLLIYGVDAQEVSRFEPCWPPEQAVALATELGGVCIAAHPTRAGLGFDTGIAQLQLAALEVRSVNLQPHEQRMAVKLAEAIGARQVACSDAHTIQDVGRFATEFDMVIRDITDLRTALTHGRFRVAEHRVSA
- the lepB gene encoding signal peptidase I produces the protein MSASDPRDGAAAPVQPQQTASQEVKREVVEFVKTVAWFLLLFFLLKSYVIEGYEVQGPSMEPTLINQERILVLKFPHWLSQKSWFSGIDAIKPGDIVVFDSTDEAHKRYVKRVVAEGPKYDVGNTVIASKEGDSPGETVPVQIKTGQLFVNNRRVDETYLPREIGEPFQSTERDEVKLRAGEYYVLGDNRRISKDSRNFGPIDDRRVIGKAILRFWPLSKFGLLN